A genomic region of Roseateles amylovorans contains the following coding sequences:
- a CDS encoding efflux transporter outer membrane subunit, whose product MASSALRTSVAPEALPDRDGRLYGRLNCTLNDTVNGTVNGTVNGATRRATPTIAPPAMRARLAAATTLLGAALLSACGSLVPATETPRPPLRQDFRVGDLAPAASAASATVTGAASAPSASAPSPLPAPAPAPAGTNAGTAAAHEWRGFFADGRLDQVVAMALSQNRSLQASAAAVERVRAQYRIAAADRLPELSVGASATRQRTINGEGATTTYGVNLGLASYEIDLFNRLGSLEGAALARFLAEQETQRSARLSLVAEVANAWLSLAAERQRLTLSQSLLESQQRTLSLAERQYQLGAASGLERARARTAFEAARGDAARSASAVAQARLQLELLTGQPVPEDWLPSAQDTQDVTALPAIPAGLPADVLLQRPDLRAAEQRLQAAAFDVGAARAARFPRLSLTASAGTRSPDLDGLFKSGSGVWSLVPQIDLPLFDGGARRAQVEVSEATRREVLANYESTLQSAFREVADALAVRDRLAERLDAQQAQVEAARESLRMAESSYRLGGSSQLELLDAQRALATAQQGLVTLRQTEQANRVALLRALGGRWAAQGAAPER is encoded by the coding sequence ATGGCCTCCTCGGCTTTGCGCACGAGCGTGGCGCCGGAAGCGCTGCCCGACCGCGATGGCAGGTTGTATGGCAGGTTGAATTGCACCTTGAATGACACGGTGAATGGCACGGTGAATGGCACGGTGAATGGGGCGACGCGTCGCGCGACGCCCACGATCGCTCCCCCTGCGATGCGAGCGCGTCTGGCTGCAGCCACCACCCTGCTGGGGGCGGCGCTGTTGTCGGCTTGCGGCAGTCTGGTGCCGGCCACTGAGACGCCTCGTCCGCCGCTTCGGCAGGACTTCCGTGTGGGCGACCTGGCGCCGGCGGCATCGGCGGCATCGGCCACGGTGACGGGCGCGGCTTCGGCGCCTTCCGCATCTGCACCTTCACCTTTGCCTGCACCTGCACCTGCACCTGCAGGCACCAACGCCGGAACGGCCGCCGCACATGAATGGCGCGGCTTCTTTGCCGACGGGCGGCTGGATCAAGTGGTCGCCATGGCCCTGAGCCAGAACCGCAGCCTGCAGGCGAGCGCGGCAGCGGTTGAGCGGGTGCGGGCGCAATACCGGATTGCGGCGGCGGATCGGCTGCCGGAGCTGAGCGTGGGCGCCTCCGCCACCCGCCAGCGCACGATCAACGGCGAGGGCGCGACGACGACCTACGGCGTCAACCTCGGGCTGGCCAGCTATGAGATCGATCTGTTCAACCGGCTGGGCAGCCTGGAAGGCGCGGCGCTTGCGCGCTTCCTCGCCGAGCAGGAAACCCAGCGCAGTGCGCGGCTGAGCCTGGTGGCCGAAGTGGCCAATGCCTGGCTGTCGCTGGCGGCGGAGCGGCAGCGCTTGACGCTGTCGCAGTCGTTGCTGGAGAGCCAGCAGCGCACCTTGTCGCTGGCGGAGCGGCAGTATCAGCTGGGCGCGGCCTCCGGTCTGGAGCGAGCCCGGGCGCGTACCGCGTTCGAAGCCGCCCGGGGCGATGCAGCCCGCAGCGCCAGTGCGGTGGCCCAGGCGCGGCTGCAGTTGGAACTGCTGACCGGCCAACCGGTGCCCGAGGACTGGTTGCCCAGCGCGCAGGACACCCAGGACGTCACCGCACTGCCGGCGATCCCGGCGGGCTTGCCGGCGGATGTGCTGCTGCAGCGGCCCGATCTGCGTGCGGCCGAGCAGCGGCTGCAGGCGGCGGCCTTCGACGTCGGCGCCGCTCGTGCGGCGCGGTTCCCGCGCCTGTCCCTGACGGCCAGCGCCGGCACCCGCAGTCCGGATTTGGACGGTCTGTTCAAGAGCGGCAGCGGCGTCTGGAGCCTGGTGCCCCAGATCGACCTGCCGCTGTTTGACGGCGGCGCACGCCGCGCGCAGGTGGAGGTCAGCGAGGCGACGCGTCGCGAGGTGCTGGCCAACTATGAGTCCACGCTGCAATCGGCCTTCCGCGAAGTGGCAGATGCGCTGGCCGTGCGCGACCGCCTGGCCGAACGGCTCGACGCGCAGCAGGCGCAGGTAGAGGCCGCGCGGGAATCGCTGCGGATGGCGGAGAGCAGCTATCGCCTGGGCGGCAGCAGCCAGCTGGAGCTGCTGGATGCGCAGCGCGCGCTGGCCACGGCCCAGCAGGGGCTGGTGACGCTGCGCC
- a CDS encoding efflux RND transporter permease subunit: MASFFIDRPIFAWVIAIVIMLAGAAAVLVLPLERYPDIAPTRISINTSYPGASAKAIEDSVTQVIEQNLKGIDGLFSIESSSNASGGASTQLSFVAGTNPDLAQMQVQNKVSQSLSRLPQAVQAQGVRVTKAGSEPLMVVMLTSDDPAVTSADLGDYLSSTLQDIISRIEGVGDINVFGSGYAMRIWLDPAKLQRYALVPGDIRSALQAQNTEVSAGQLGAQPSPEGQRLTAIITARAKLQTPEQFRNIVLRVQPDGSALRLKDVARVELGRDSYTTNVRSSGVTAAGMAIVPASGANALKTAELVKAKFAELEPFFPAGMKITITYDTTPFISVSIEGVVHTLIEAMVLVVAIMYLFMQNLRATLVPAIAVPVVLLGTFGVLAVAGYSINSLTMFGLVLAIGLLVDDAIVVVENVERLMREEGMSPRDATRASMKEISGALVGIAVVLSAVFIPMAFFGGSTGIIYRQFSITVVSAMVLSVLVAMSLSPALCATLLKPVHQGEHAAHGGPFGKQLDWFFGGFNRQFERFTTRYEGRVRWLTARGIRSFVVYLLLIVGLALLYRTLPTSFLPDEDQGSLQIQVRMAPGATAERMEAVAQSIEGYLAEQKEVRFYNLVRGANGDQGSGQGFIRLSDWKDRPSKNQGAGALAERFSRELGKRVRDANVYVVQPPTVRGLGGSAGIQLFLQDLGGVGSEALIAARDQLIDAANRHPELSRARTNSLTETPQLQIDIDDHKAGTLGVSTTTINDTLSIALGSSYVNDFIDRGRVKRVLVQGEGAYRADPDALRYWYVRNASGEMVSFNAFAKATWMNGPRQLVRYNGSAAYEIQADVAPGVSSGAAMAAMEEILRDMPKGIGFEWSGRSYQERLSGDQAPLLYAVSVLFIFLCLAALYESWSVPFSVMLVVPLGIIGALAASHLGGQMNDVFFQVGLLTTVGLSAKNAILIVEFAETLRGQGLSLLEATLKASRQRLRPILMTSLAFMMGVLPLAFASGAGSGSQRAIGVGVLGGMASATLLGIFFVPLFYLWVKQRFTRQAKPPQDPAPEAKAEVQA, encoded by the coding sequence ATGGCCTCGTTTTTCATTGACCGGCCCATCTTCGCCTGGGTCATCGCCATCGTCATCATGCTGGCTGGCGCCGCGGCGGTGCTGGTGCTGCCGTTGGAGCGCTATCCGGACATCGCGCCGACACGAATTTCGATCAACACCAGCTATCCCGGCGCCTCGGCCAAGGCGATCGAGGACTCGGTCACCCAGGTGATCGAGCAGAACCTCAAGGGCATCGACGGGCTGTTCTCGATCGAGTCCTCCAGCAATGCCTCCGGCGGCGCCAGCACCCAGCTGAGCTTCGTGGCCGGCACCAATCCGGACCTGGCGCAGATGCAGGTCCAGAACAAGGTGTCGCAATCGCTGTCCCGGCTGCCGCAAGCGGTGCAGGCCCAGGGCGTGCGGGTGACCAAGGCGGGCTCCGAACCGCTGATGGTGGTGATGCTGACCAGCGACGACCCGGCCGTGACCTCGGCCGACCTGGGCGACTACCTGTCCAGCACGCTGCAGGACATCATCAGCCGCATTGAAGGGGTGGGCGACATCAACGTCTTCGGCTCCGGCTATGCGATGCGCATCTGGCTGGATCCGGCCAAGCTGCAGCGTTATGCGCTGGTGCCCGGCGATATCCGCAGTGCGCTGCAAGCGCAGAACACCGAGGTGTCCGCCGGCCAGCTCGGCGCGCAGCCGTCGCCGGAAGGCCAGCGGCTCACCGCCATCATCACTGCCCGCGCCAAGCTGCAGACGCCCGAGCAGTTCCGCAACATCGTGCTGCGGGTGCAGCCGGATGGTTCTGCGCTGCGACTCAAGGACGTCGCCCGGGTCGAGCTGGGCCGCGACAGCTACACCACCAATGTCCGCAGCAGCGGTGTGACCGCCGCGGGCATGGCCATTGTGCCGGCCAGCGGCGCGAATGCGCTCAAGACGGCCGAGCTGGTCAAGGCCAAGTTCGCCGAGCTGGAGCCGTTCTTCCCGGCCGGCATGAAGATCACCATCACCTACGACACGACGCCTTTCATCAGCGTCTCGATCGAAGGCGTGGTGCACACCCTGATCGAGGCGATGGTGCTGGTGGTGGCCATCATGTACCTGTTCATGCAGAACCTGCGCGCCACGCTGGTGCCCGCCATCGCCGTGCCGGTGGTGTTGCTGGGCACCTTCGGTGTGCTGGCGGTGGCCGGTTATTCGATCAATTCGCTGACGATGTTCGGCCTGGTGCTGGCCATCGGCCTGTTGGTGGACGATGCGATCGTCGTGGTGGAGAACGTCGAGCGGCTGATGCGCGAGGAAGGCATGAGCCCGCGCGATGCCACCCGGGCCAGCATGAAGGAGATCAGCGGTGCGCTGGTCGGCATTGCGGTGGTGCTGTCGGCGGTGTTCATCCCGATGGCCTTCTTCGGCGGCTCCACCGGCATCATCTACCGGCAGTTCTCGATCACCGTGGTCAGCGCCATGGTGCTGTCGGTGCTGGTGGCGATGAGCCTGTCCCCGGCGCTGTGCGCCACGCTGCTCAAGCCGGTGCATCAAGGCGAGCATGCGGCCCACGGCGGGCCGTTCGGCAAGCAGCTGGACTGGTTCTTCGGCGGCTTCAATCGCCAGTTCGAGCGCTTCACCACCCGCTACGAGGGCCGGGTGCGCTGGCTCACGGCGCGCGGCATCCGCAGCTTCGTGGTGTATCTGCTGCTGATCGTCGGCCTGGCCTTGCTCTACCGCACGCTGCCGACCTCCTTCCTGCCCGATGAGGATCAGGGCAGCCTGCAGATCCAGGTCCGCATGGCCCCGGGCGCGACCGCCGAACGCATGGAGGCGGTGGCCCAGAGCATCGAAGGCTATCTGGCCGAGCAAAAGGAAGTGCGTTTCTACAACCTGGTGCGCGGCGCCAACGGCGACCAGGGCTCCGGCCAGGGCTTCATCCGCCTGAGCGACTGGAAGGACCGGCCCTCGAAGAACCAGGGCGCCGGCGCGCTGGCCGAGCGCTTCAGCCGCGAGCTGGGCAAGCGGGTGCGTGATGCCAATGTCTATGTGGTGCAGCCGCCGACGGTGCGCGGCCTGGGCGGCAGCGCCGGCATCCAGTTGTTCCTGCAGGATCTGGGCGGCGTGGGTTCGGAAGCGCTGATTGCCGCGCGTGATCAGCTGATCGATGCAGCGAACCGGCATCCCGAACTCAGCCGCGCCCGCACCAACAGCCTGACCGAAACGCCGCAACTGCAGATCGACATCGACGATCACAAGGCCGGCACGCTGGGCGTCTCGACCACCACGATCAACGACACCCTGTCGATCGCGCTGGGCAGCAGCTATGTGAACGACTTCATCGATCGCGGCCGCGTCAAGCGGGTGCTGGTGCAGGGCGAGGGCGCCTACCGGGCGGATCCGGATGCCTTGCGCTACTGGTATGTGCGCAATGCCAGTGGCGAGATGGTGTCGTTCAACGCCTTTGCCAAGGCGACCTGGATGAACGGGCCGCGTCAGCTGGTGCGCTACAACGGCAGCGCCGCCTATGAAATCCAGGCCGATGTGGCGCCGGGCGTGAGCTCCGGCGCGGCGATGGCGGCCATGGAGGAGATCCTGCGCGACATGCCCAAGGGCATTGGCTTCGAATGGTCGGGCCGCAGCTATCAGGAGCGGCTCTCCGGCGATCAGGCGCCGCTGCTGTATGCGGTGTCGGTGCTGTTCATCTTCCTGTGTCTGGCAGCCTTGTATGAGAGCTGGTCGGTGCCGTTCAGCGTGATGCTGGTGGTGCCGCTGGGCATCATCGGTGCGCTGGCGGCCAGCCACCTGGGCGGGCAGATGAACGACGTGTTCTTCCAGGTCGGCCTGCTGACCACGGTGGGCCTGTCAGCGAAGAACGCGATCCTGATCGTGGAATTTGCCGAGACCTTGCGAGGGCAGGGCCTGAGTCTGCTGGAGGCCACACTCAAGGCCAGCCGGCAGCGCTTGCGGCCGATCCTGATGACCTCGCTGGCCTTCATGATGGGCGTGCTGCCCCTGGCGTTTGCCAGCGGCGCGGGCTCGGGGTCGCAGCGCGCCATCGGCGTGGGCGTGCTGGGCGGCATGGCCAGCGCCACGCTGCTGGGCATCTTCTTCGTGCCGCTGTTCTATCTGTGGGTCAAGCAGCGCTTCACCCGCCAAGCGAAACCGCCGCAAGACCCGGCACCGGAAGCGAAGGCGGAGGTGCAGGCATGA
- a CDS encoding efflux RND transporter periplasmic adaptor subunit, whose translation MLKILTPRAAVRTSLWTVLPLAAVLLTACSDRKPDPQAGKGAPPEVGVVIVSAQDAPLSLELPGRLSASQVAEIRPQVSGIVLKRLFTEGSVVRAGQPLYQLDAASYEAERARTAAALQKAEAQAGVARTRAERDAELLKADALSRQSADDSASALRQAQADVAVARAALDAARVQLDRTRITAPITGRIEVSTVTAGALVTANQTQVLTTVQQLDPMHVDIVQSSAEMLQLRRQLDGGTGSRQIRLLLEDGSEHPQAGMLQVSGVTVDRGTGAVTLRATVPNPAGALLPGMVVRARLLAGVDSDAILVPQQGVSRSPTGDATALVVGEGNKAETRRLVLKRALGNQWLVASGLKVGDKLIVEGLQRVRANQVVTPVPAGAAKGKKAGAGAAGAGNPAASATTTDASASAPASAAPTSGTGGSR comes from the coding sequence ATGCTGAAGATTCTCACACCCCGCGCCGCCGTCCGGACCTCGCTCTGGACCGTCCTGCCGCTCGCCGCCGTGCTGCTGACCGCCTGTTCCGACCGCAAACCCGATCCGCAGGCCGGCAAGGGCGCGCCGCCGGAAGTCGGGGTGGTGATCGTCAGCGCCCAGGATGCGCCGCTGTCCCTGGAGCTGCCGGGCCGGTTGTCCGCCAGCCAGGTGGCCGAGATCCGGCCCCAGGTCAGCGGGATCGTGCTCAAACGGCTGTTCACCGAAGGCTCGGTGGTGCGGGCCGGCCAGCCGCTCTATCAGCTGGACGCTGCCAGCTACGAGGCGGAACGGGCGCGCACCGCCGCCGCCCTGCAAAAGGCCGAGGCCCAGGCCGGCGTGGCCCGCACCCGTGCCGAACGGGATGCCGAACTGCTGAAGGCCGATGCCCTGAGCCGCCAGAGCGCCGACGACAGCGCCAGCGCGCTGCGCCAGGCGCAGGCCGATGTGGCCGTGGCCCGCGCCGCACTGGATGCGGCCCGCGTCCAACTGGACCGCACCCGCATCACCGCGCCGATCACCGGACGCATCGAGGTATCCACCGTGACTGCCGGCGCCTTGGTGACCGCCAACCAGACCCAGGTGCTGACGACGGTGCAGCAACTCGACCCGATGCATGTGGACATCGTCCAGAGCAGCGCCGAAATGCTGCAGCTGCGCCGCCAGCTCGACGGCGGCACCGGCAGTCGCCAGATCCGCCTGCTGCTGGAAGACGGCAGCGAGCATCCGCAAGCCGGCATGCTGCAGGTCAGCGGCGTGACGGTGGACCGCGGCACCGGCGCGGTGACGCTGCGCGCCACGGTGCCCAATCCCGCCGGCGCGCTGCTGCCCGGCATGGTGGTCCGGGCCCGGCTGCTGGCCGGTGTCGACAGCGATGCCATCCTGGTCCCGCAGCAGGGCGTGAGCCGGTCGCCGACCGGGGACGCGACCGCGCTGGTGGTGGGTGAAGGCAACAAGGCGGAAACCCGCCGGCTGGTGCTCAAGCGGGCGCTTGGCAACCAATGGCTGGTGGCCAGCGGCCTGAAGGTGGGCGACAAGCTGATCGTCGAAGGCCTGCAGCGGGTGCGCGCCAACCAGGTGGTGACGCCGGTGCCGGCCGGCGCCGCCAAGGGCAAGAAGGCGGGGGCCGGCGCAGCAGGGGCGGGCAACCCGGCGGCATCGGCCACGACCACGGACGCGTCGGCCAGTGCGCCGGCCAGTGCAGCGCCGACGTCCGGCACGGGCGGGAGCCGCTGA
- a CDS encoding ATP-binding protein, producing the protein MKLQFNLTARLFAAVFSTAMAVALAMGVFSHINLSRDFIGYLNEQAVSRLELARTSVTAGYRENGKSWDFLREKPELWGRLLRPLVPEAELGAVKRSPADLTGATRRFTLFDENRERIAGYAGPSERAVERPIIVDGLTVGWLALTPIESVSPGAEKHFYDAQLRSAWIVGAAAVLLAGGVAFWATRRLLRPVRRVAAATHRLAAGDFEVRVPEAGGDDDIARLAHDFNQLALTLQRNEAMRREFMADVSHELRTPLGVLNGELEALEDGLRRLDAQALRSLRGEVGILHKLVDDLHELSLADVGALAYRKAPVDLRELIGITAAAFGERLHSSGLRLRLDLPDEALTVFGDERRLRQLLGNLIENSCRYTEAGGELQISARRQGRHAVVNVQDTAPGVDGEHLPRLFERFYRVEPSRSRRSGGSGLGLSICQRIAEAHEGRIEALHSPLGGLWLRLALPIHD; encoded by the coding sequence ATGAAGCTCCAGTTCAATCTCACCGCCCGGCTGTTCGCCGCCGTCTTCAGCACCGCCATGGCGGTCGCGCTGGCCATGGGCGTGTTCTCGCACATCAATCTGAGCCGGGACTTCATCGGTTATCTCAACGAGCAGGCCGTCAGCCGGCTGGAGCTGGCCCGCACCAGCGTGACCGCCGGCTACCGGGAAAACGGCAAAAGCTGGGACTTTCTGCGCGAAAAGCCCGAGCTGTGGGGCCGGCTGCTGCGCCCGCTGGTGCCGGAAGCCGAGCTGGGCGCGGTCAAGCGCAGCCCGGCGGACCTGACCGGAGCGACACGCCGCTTCACCCTCTTCGACGAGAACCGGGAGCGGATCGCCGGCTATGCGGGCCCGTCGGAACGGGCGGTGGAGCGTCCCATCATCGTCGACGGGCTGACGGTCGGCTGGCTGGCGCTGACGCCGATCGAGTCGGTCAGTCCCGGCGCCGAAAAGCATTTTTATGACGCGCAACTGCGCTCGGCCTGGATCGTCGGCGCCGCGGCGGTGTTGCTGGCCGGCGGTGTGGCCTTCTGGGCCACGCGCCGGCTGCTGCGCCCGGTGCGACGCGTGGCCGCGGCCACCCACCGGCTGGCGGCAGGCGATTTCGAGGTCCGCGTGCCGGAGGCCGGCGGCGACGACGACATCGCCCGGCTGGCCCACGACTTCAACCAGCTGGCGCTCACGCTGCAACGCAACGAGGCGATGCGGCGGGAGTTCATGGCCGATGTCTCGCATGAGCTGCGCACGCCGCTGGGCGTGCTCAACGGCGAGCTGGAAGCGCTGGAGGACGGCTTGCGCCGGCTGGATGCGCAGGCGCTGCGCTCGCTGCGCGGCGAGGTCGGCATCCTGCACAAGCTGGTGGACGATCTGCATGAACTGTCGCTGGCGGATGTGGGCGCCCTGGCCTACCGCAAGGCGCCGGTGGACCTGCGCGAGCTGATCGGCATCACCGCGGCCGCCTTCGGCGAGCGGCTCCACAGCAGCGGCCTGCGGCTGCGGCTGGACCTCCCGGACGAGGCGCTGACGGTCTTTGGCGATGAACGCCGGCTGCGTCAGCTGCTGGGCAACCTGATCGAGAACAGCTGCCGCTACACCGAGGCCGGCGGCGAACTGCAGATCAGCGCGCGCCGCCAGGGACGACATGCGGTGGTGAATGTGCAGGACACCGCGCCCGGTGTGGACGGCGAGCACCTGCCCCGGCTGTTTGAACGGTTCTATCGGGTCGAGCCCTCCCGCAGCCGGCGCAGTGGCGGGTCCGGCCTGGGCCTGTCGATCTGCCAGCGCATTGCCGAGGCGCACGAAGGACGCATCGAGGCGCTGCACTCGCCGCTGGGCGGGCTGTGGCTGCGGCTGGCGTTGCCGATCCATGACTGA